One part of the Plasmodium yoelii strain 17X genome assembly, chromosome: 13 genome encodes these proteins:
- a CDS encoding prolyl hydroxylase-like protein, putative encodes MEVEWDEGILNQFYNYLYECFDYEKCLELENSIRLEMGTELKMHKECGSCHDGKCDINISSYKFKKDDNDLLGEIIDNEKSEENIKKSLNNIAEKAYTIYNNILAKEGLKNGNRNEENQIDIETDYFLRTYILKTVFNKYIIGKVKKRIKEIHCKSTKDIISLANPLNIKEHDLNKIQSETIGNLMNFNVSIQLNFMGKYMKLIYDELIFIEYNNQFNEFNSEYKNIRTDFYCWAYITSLDREKQQGLYKLLKELSLIPYELNKKANLSLQICTLFRFLYFSPNKSFLKKHAEGGHGDMDNGQKVTCLYIPYVHPDDDVTIKVYKTENEFVRKQEEKNKVNNINQSVNVKDSLIQIIKPQSDSLIFLQTRNTSYEISKTRHKFFIVNLSIYGPVSLDRNM; translated from the coding sequence ATGGAGGTCGAATGGGATGAAGGAATTTTAAaccaattttataattatctaTATGAATGTTTTGATTATGAAAAATGCTTAGAATTAGAAAATTCGATAAGACTTGAGATGGGAACAGAACTCAAAATGCATAAAGAATGTGGATCGTGTCATGATGGAAAAtgtgatataaatataagttcatataaatttaaaaaagatGATAATGATTTATTAGGAGAAATTATAGATAATGAAAAGagtgaagaaaatataaaaaagtcACTAAATAATATAGCTGAAAAAGCATACACAATttacaataatatattagcTAAAGAAGgattaaaaaatggaaatagaAATGAAGAAAATCAAATAGATATAGAAACAGACTATTTTTTaagaacatatatattaaaaacagtttttaataaatatataattggaaaagtaaaaaaaagaataaaagaAATACATTGTAAAAGTACAAAAGATATTATATCATTAGCAAACccattaaatataaaagaacatgatttaaataaaattcaaTCAGAAACGATTGGaaatttaatgaattttaATGTAAGTATACAACTAAATTTTATGGGCAAATATATGAAGCTTATATATGATGAACTTATATTtattgaatataataatcaGTTTAATGAGTTTAATagtgaatataaaaatataagaacTGATTTTTATTGTTGGGCATACATAACTAGTTTGGATAGAGAAAAACAACAAggtttatataaattattaaaagagTTATCATTAATTCCatatgaattaaataaaaaagcaaATTTATCATTACAAATATGCACATTATTTCgattcttatatttttcaccAAATAaatcttttttaaaaaaacatgcAGAAGGTGGGCATGGGGATATGGATAATGGTCAAAAGGTTACATGTTTATACATTCCATATGTACATCCAGATGATGATGTAACTATAAAAGTGTATAAAACTGAAAATGAATTTGTAAGAAAACAAGAGGAGAAGAATAaagttaataatataaatcaaTCAGTTAATGTTAAGGATAGTctaattcaaattataaaaccaCAAAGTGATTCTCTCATTTTTTTGCAAACAAGAAATACATCATATGAAATTTCTAAAACAAGACATAAATTTTTCATAGTGAATTTGTCCATTTATGGGCCTGTATCATTAGACAGAAATATGTGA